The Amycolatopsis methanolica 239 nucleotide sequence GTCGTGCTGGCCGGGGCGACCGTGCTGTACCTGGCGCGGCGTCGCCGGTTCGCGCCGGGGCCCGCGCCCGCCCTCACCCGCAGGCCGCGGGACCTGCCCGGACTGCGGGACCTGGCCAGGGAAACCCTGGACGGCATCGAATTCCAGCAGAAGCACACCTCGGGGTGGTCGGGCAAGGTCGGCCTGCTGTTCGGGGCGGAGACCGGGCTCAGCGACTCCCGCGAGCTGACGCGCCAGCCACGCAGCTACCCGCAGATCGTGCACGAGTTCGGCGAGTTCCTCCGCACCACGATCGACTGCGTCTCCCGCCTGCCGGACATCGCCACGCCCTCGGTGGTGATCGTGCTCGACGAGCTGGACAAGATCCTCTCGCCGGAGGAGGCGCAGGACTTCGTCAACGAGGTCAAGGCCCTGTTCAACCTGGACGTGCCCGGCTTCCTGTTCCTGGTGTCGGTGTCGGAGGACGCGCTCGCGTCGTTCGAACGGCGCGGGCTGCCGGTGCGGGACGCGTTCGACAGCGCCTTCGACATGATCTTCCGGCTGGACCACCTGCGCCTGCCGGACGCCAGTGCCGTGCTCGGCGCCCGCGTGCTGGGCCTGCCCGAGCCGTTCGTCTGTCTCTGCCACTGCCTGGCCGGCGGGTTGCCGCGGGAGCTGATCCGCGTCGCGCGGCTCGTGACCGCCGAGCCCGGGTCACTCGACGCGGTGTGCCGCCGCGTGGTCGACGAGGACCTGAAGGGCAAGCTCGCCGGGCTGCGCACGGTCGTCGCGCGCGAGGCCTACGACCACGCCCGGGCCAGCGAGCTGGTCCGGCACGTCGAGGCGCACGCCGTTCCGGACGCGCCGGCCCTGCTGACGGCGGCGGCGCGCCCGCCCGTCTCGCCCGGCGACGACGAAGGCCTGCGCCGGGTCCAGCTCGAAACCCTCGGCTACCTCTACTACCTGGGCACGATCCGGGAGGTCTTCGGCGAGGTCTTCGGCGAGGCCGAGCTGGCGCGCGGCCGCGACAGCGAAGGTGACGGCTCCTTCGACACGCTCACCTCGGTGCGCCAGCTGTTCGCGGTGAACGCCCGGCTGGCGTGGCTGACGGTCAGCGCGTTCCGCGAGGCGTGGGGGCTGGACGCGGTGGCGCCCCCGGAGGCCGGATGACGTGTCGTGCCCGGCCCCGCCGGGTATGCGCCTCCCGGAAGCGATCCAGGGGAGGTGTGATGAGGGAACAGGAAATCGTCGCTGCCGTGCGGAAGACCGCGGGCCTCGAAGACGCCGGGCACGCGGCCGACGCCACCCGCGCCACCCTGACCGTGCTGGGGCAGCGGCTCGCCGGCGGTGAGCCTGGTGACCTGGCCGGACAGCTGCCCGCCGGCATCAAGGAGGCGCTGTCCGCCACCGGCGAAGGCGCGTCCTTCGGCGTCGAGGAGTTCTACCGGCGCGTCATGGACGGCGAAGGCCACGGCTGCACGCAGGACGGCGCCCGCGAGCCGCCCGGGCGGTCGTCGCCGCGCTGAAGGCGGGCGTGCGCAAGGGCGAGTTCGACGACCTGGTCCAGCAGCTGCCCGGCGACTACCGCGACGACCTGCTGTCCACGGCGCCGGTGAACGAGCACCGCTAGACGCCGCCGGGGAAACCCTGCTGCCGCCAGGCCTCGAACACCGCGATGGCGGCCGTGTTGGCCAGGTTGAGGGAGCGGACCCCCGGCTTCATCGGCACGCGCACGCGGTCGGTGACCTGCGGGGCGTCCTGCACGGCGGCGGGCAGCCCGGACGATTCGGGCCCGAACAGCAGCACGTCGCCCGGCTGGTACGCCACCTCGGTGTACCACCGGGCGGCGCCGGCGCTGAACGCGTACACGTTCGCCGGCAGCAACGCCTTCCACGCGCTGTCCAGGTCCGCGTGCACGTGCACGTCGGCCAGGTCGTGGTAGTCCAGCCCGGCGCGGCGCAGGTGCTTGTCCTCGAACTGGAAGCCCAGCGGCTCGACGAGGTGCAGCTGGCAGCCCGAATTGGCCGCGAGCCGGATCGCGTTGCCCGTGTTGGGCGGTATCTCCGGCTGGTAGAAGAGAATCCGGAACATTCGAGTTGATCGTTTCCGTTCACCTGTGGTTCGCCCGTCCGGACGCTGGCGGTCATGTCGGGCCGTGAGCATCCTGGTGCTCCCATCCCACCACAGGAGGACCTCACATGGTCGTGCGCCCGAACCACCTGTCCCGCCGCCGGTTCCTCGGCTTCAGCGGGGCGGGCGCCGCGGCGGTGCTGCTCGGCACCGGCGCGTGGACGGCGGCGAATGCCTACGCCAGCCCCGTCAAGGGGACCAACCCGTTCACGCTCGGCGTCGCCTCCGGCGACCCGGCCCCCGACGGAGTCGTGCTGTGGACGCGGCTCGCCCCGGAGCCGTTCGCCGCCGACGGCGCGGGCGGCATGCCCGCGGTCCCGGTGCGGGTCGAGTACGAGGTGGCCCAGGACGAGCGGTTCCGCGCCGTGGTGCGGCGGGGCAGCGCGATCGCCACCCCCGAGCTGGGCCACTCGGTGCACCCGGAGATCTCCGGCCTGGCGCCCGACCACGAGTACTTCTACCGCTTCCGCGTCGGCGGCGAGATCTCGATGGTCGGCCGCACCCGCACCGCCCCGGCGCTGTGGTCGTCGCCGCGGGAGCTGAACTTCGCGTTCGCCTCGTGCCAGGCCTGGCAGGACGGTTACTTCACCGCCTACGAGCACATGGCCGCCGAGGACCTGGACTTCGTCGTGCACCTCGGCGACTACCTGTACGAGTCCGGCGTGGGCACCAACAAGCGCGGCGTGACCGTCGAGGACAAGTTCAAGACCGAGACCTTCGACCTCGCCCGCTACCGCCTGCAGTACGCGCTCTACAAGGCGGAGGCGCCGCTGCAGGCCGCGCACGCCCGCTTCCCCTGGATCCACACCATCGACGACCACGAGGTCGAGAACAACTGGGCCGGCGACATCTCGCAGGCCGACACCGAGCCCGACCAGGACCCGGCCGTGTTCCGGCAGCGCCGGGCCCAGGCGTTCCAGGCCAACTACGAGAACCTGCCCTACCGGCACATGCAGATGCCCGCCGGGCCGAACGTGCGGTTGCACCGCCGCCTGTCCTACGGGCAGCTGGCCGAGATCACCATGCTGGACACCCGCCAGTA carries:
- a CDS encoding tRNA (cytidine(34)-2'-O)-methyltransferase, producing the protein MFRILFYQPEIPPNTGNAIRLAANSGCQLHLVEPLGFQFEDKHLRRAGLDYHDLADVHVHADLDSAWKALLPANVYAFSAGAARWYTEVAYQPGDVLLFGPESSGLPAAVQDAPQVTDRVRVPMKPGVRSLNLANTAAIAVFEAWRQQGFPGGV
- a CDS encoding alkaline phosphatase D family protein — protein: MVVRPNHLSRRRFLGFSGAGAAAVLLGTGAWTAANAYASPVKGTNPFTLGVASGDPAPDGVVLWTRLAPEPFAADGAGGMPAVPVRVEYEVAQDERFRAVVRRGSAIATPELGHSVHPEISGLAPDHEYFYRFRVGGEISMVGRTRTAPALWSSPRELNFAFASCQAWQDGYFTAYEHMAAEDLDFVVHLGDYLYESGVGTNKRGVTVEDKFKTETFDLARYRLQYALYKAEAPLQAAHARFPWIHTIDDHEVENNWAGDISQADTEPDQDPAVFRQRRAQAFQANYENLPYRHMQMPAGPNVRLHRRLSYGQLAEITMLDTRQYRDDQPCGDGNSATCTERLDPERTLLGPQQREWLIDGFSQSKARWQVLGNQAPMGQTDRDPGAPVDVWLDPWDGYVAERNKVLAAAQDRDVRNLVVITGDRHQNYAWDLKRDYADPGSATVGSEFVGTSITSGGDGADMNTDGTNFLAANPHMKFFNAQRGYVRVNVNQQRWRSDFRVVPYVTKPGAPISTRASYVVEDRRAGVQEA